A segment of the Crassostrea angulata isolate pt1a10 chromosome 10, ASM2561291v2, whole genome shotgun sequence genome:
CTCTCAAAAGAAATTCAGATTTTTGAGTGCTTATACTATGCAAATTAcgatgattttttatttcagcataAATTCTTTTCCCACGTAAATGAATACCGTGTCCTACCTGTGGCACAGTGAACAGCAACGATTGCGCAATGTAATACTGACGATGTTCTTTATCATGTTTCCACAGATGAACAACATTACCTgggaaaaaaaaagttaatctgGGCATTTCAAAGGTCATAAATTGTCTGCATTCTTTGTATCTGTATTCTGTTTCACAATAAGTAAGCTGTATGTATTTGGTACagtgtatacacatgtacttgtttattttatataccTGAAACTGTTTTATCATAGTTTCCATGGGGGTCTCCAATAAAAAAGTCTCCTTGAGAGGTAGTGACCTGTTCATACCTATGAATGTTCAGAAACAAGTCGTGCATGACGGGACAGAAAATGGCTGTTCCGCTGTCTTTCCAGTCCGTTGTAGAGTACACACCGCTGTTCCGACCGATAGGA
Coding sequences within it:
- the LOC128168218 gene encoding uncharacterized protein LOC128168218 isoform X2, which gives rise to MDDDSVNIFDNNNTQCSGMDSESAHPLKRRRIDDGYTEAPPEAAPLYRRRLIPIGRNSGVYSTTDWKDSGTAIFCPVMHDLFLNIHRYEQVTTSQGDFFIGDPHGNYDKTVSGNVVHLWKHDKEHRQYYIAQSLLFTVPQDFAMMQKILHSV
- the LOC128168218 gene encoding uncharacterized protein LOC128168218 isoform X1, coding for MDDDSVNIFDNNNTQCSGMDSESAHPLKRRRIDDGYTEAPPEAAPLYNHNLCITGRRLIPIGRNSGVYSTTDWKDSGTAIFCPVMHDLFLNIHRYEQVTTSQGDFFIGDPHGNYDKTVSGNVVHLWKHDKEHRQYYIAQSLLFTVPQDFAMMQKILHSV